From the Cydia pomonella isolate Wapato2018A chromosome 11, ilCydPomo1, whole genome shotgun sequence genome, one window contains:
- the LOC133523131 gene encoding uncharacterized protein LOC133523131 — MVLLEPSVDSIRILLRVCEGYALQHGLKYNASKSEVLIFKAKKYNPNTLPKIMLGGEPLKIAKQFKYLGHMLTEELNDDCDLERERRALAVRGNMLARRFARCNNQVKLTLFKAYCQTFYTCSLWVSFTQRSYNTLRVQYNNILRMLLRLPKHCSASGMFAEARADDFFAIRRKRIASMLKRVRGSSNCMLRVLAERLDCPLTKYWVDVVIGRTK; from the coding sequence ATGGTCCTGTTGGAACCGTCGGTCGACTCCATCCGAATATTACTCAGAGTATGTGAAGGCTACGCTCTACAGCATGGTCTTAAATATAATGCGAGTAAAAGTGAGGTACTTATATTTAAGGCGAAAAAATATAACCCAAACACCCTGCCAAAGATCATGCTGGGGGGCGAGCCTCTTAAAATAGCAAAACAGTTTAAGTATTTGGGCCACATGCTAACTGAGGAACTGAATGACGATTGCGATCTGGAGAGGGAAAGAAGGGCGTTGGCAGTGAGGGGCAATATGCTtgcccgcaggtttgcacgttGTAACAATCAAGTCAAGTTGACACTTTTTAAAGCATATTGTCAAACtttttacacgtgcagcctgtgggtaaGCTTTACTCAGAGGTCCTATAACACATTAAGGGTGCAGTACAACAACATCCTCAGGATGCTTCTGAGGCTGCCAAAGCACTGCAGTGCATCAGGCATGTTTGCCGAGGCACGGGCGGATGACTTTTTCGCCATAAGGCGGAAAAGAATTGCCTCGATGCTCAAGCGAGTGCGTGGCAGCAGCAACTGTATGCTGAGGGTGTTGGCGGAGCGCCTGGACTGCCCGCTAACAAAGTACTGGGTTGATGTGGTCATTGGTAGAACCAAgtag